The proteins below are encoded in one region of Sphingobacterium sp. R2:
- a CDS encoding PH domain-containing protein, which produces MKDVFKTHINFGSYIWGIAMIIFIVVISYEGIEKGLYTGTLPMFLVFALTWYFTFFYKRYWIEDNKLFIKSIWGIKSVDIMSVRKLETEKVDWFGRMRPTILRPYRKGIILHYNLADDVFIDPENAAEFIDKLKQIAPKIHVIEGKWYVFSIKFRQY; this is translated from the coding sequence ATGAAAGATGTCTTTAAAACACACATAAACTTTGGTAGTTATATTTGGGGTATTGCCATGATCATATTCATCGTAGTGATATCTTATGAAGGAATTGAGAAGGGGCTCTATACGGGCACGTTACCCATGTTTCTCGTATTTGCATTAACTTGGTATTTCACTTTCTTCTATAAACGTTATTGGATTGAAGATAATAAACTTTTCATAAAGAGTATTTGGGGTATAAAATCTGTGGATATCATGTCGGTACGTAAATTAGAGACAGAAAAGGTGGATTGGTTTGGCAGAATGCGACCTACAATTTTGAGACCCTATAGGAAAGGTATAATACTGCATTATAATTTGGCTGATGATGTATTCATCGATCCTGAAAATGCTGCCGAATTTATTGATAAATTAAAGCAAATTGCTCCCAAAATCCATGTTATTGAAGGTAAATGGTACGTTTTCTCTATAAAGTTTCGTCAATACTAA